In Gemmatimonadota bacterium, the sequence GCAGGGGGCAGAGAAGGTGGAGGATGCTGCGTTCATCGCGCTGGATCGTGAGCTGCGGGAGCGGGCGGTGGAGCTGGGGCGCCGGCGCGGGATCCCGGATGAAGCGCTGGGGCAGTTGGTACAGGGGGTGGAGTCTCCGGGTGCGTTTGCGGACCTCGTCGCCTTCTACCTGGAAGTCCCGCCGCTGGAGAAGCAGGAGCTGCTCGAGCTGACGGCGGTCGAGCCGCGGATGCGGCGAGTGCTGGTGGCGGTCGAGCGGGATCTGTTGCGGCTGGAGGCGCAGCAAGAGATCCAGCAGAAGGTGCAGGAGGAGCTGGGCGAGAAGCAGCGGGAGATGGTGCTGCGCGAGCAACTCAAGGCGATCCAGAAGGAGCTGGGCGAGGACGAGGAAGGGAACGAGGTTCAGGAGCTGAAGCGGCGGATCGCAGCGCTGGACCTGCCGGCGGAGGCGTGCTCGGAAGTGGAGCGGGAGCTGCACCGGCTGGAGCGGACGCATCCGCAATCGGCGGAGTACCAGGTCATTCGCACCTACCTCGAGTGGGTGACGGA encodes:
- a CDS encoding LON peptidase substrate-binding domain-containing protein, which translates into the protein MANQVKLPVLPLRETVVFPGVAVPISAGRPGTLAAIQRAMDGERRLFAVCQRENVEDATPELLHEMGVVVRVVQTQRGRGGLQLLIQGEQRAVALSYDSGAHGMLLAAVELLPEQGAEKVEDAAFIALDRELRERAVELGRRRGIPDEALGQLVQGVESPGAFADLVAFYLEVPPLEKQELLELTAVEPRMRRVLVAVERDLLRLEAQQEIQQKVQEELGEKQREMVLREQLKAIQKELGEDEEGNEVQELKRRIAALDLPAEACSEVERELHRLERTHPQSAEYQVIRTYLEWVT